A region from the Gemmatimonadales bacterium genome encodes:
- a CDS encoding pyridoxine 5'-phosphate synthase, protein MTARALRLYVNIDHVATVREARKTVEPDPVAAAALAEGAGADGITVHLREDRRHIQDRDVERLHRAVTTVLNLELATSDEIVSLACRLRPYQATLVPERREEITTEGGLDLGDPPPRLHSAIARLSGAGIRVSLFIDPDRAAIDTARALGVAAVELHTGRYAHTWRESTGALDELRAAARHAAALGLAVHAGHGLTYANVQRVAAIAEIEELNIGHSIVSRAVLYGMEEAVRTMAELVRAARTGA, encoded by the coding sequence ATGACGGCACGCGCGCTCCGGCTCTACGTCAACATCGATCATGTGGCGACCGTCCGCGAGGCGCGGAAGACGGTCGAGCCCGACCCCGTGGCGGCGGCCGCGCTCGCCGAGGGCGCCGGGGCCGACGGCATCACCGTGCACCTGCGGGAGGATCGGCGGCACATTCAGGATCGCGACGTCGAGCGCCTGCACCGCGCCGTGACCACCGTGCTCAATCTCGAGCTCGCCACGAGCGACGAGATCGTGTCGCTCGCCTGCCGGCTCCGGCCCTATCAGGCGACGCTCGTGCCGGAGCGGCGCGAAGAGATCACGACCGAGGGCGGGCTCGATCTCGGCGACCCGCCGCCCCGCCTCCACAGTGCCATCGCCCGACTCAGCGGCGCGGGCATCCGGGTGAGCCTCTTTATCGATCCGGACCGCGCGGCCATCGACACCGCCCGCGCGCTCGGCGTGGCCGCGGTGGAGCTGCACACCGGGCGCTACGCCCACACCTGGCGCGAGAGCACCGGCGCGCTCGACGAGTTGCGCGCCGCCGCGCGCCATGCAGCCGCTCTGGGCCTCGCGGTGCACGCGGGGCATGGGCTCACCTACGCCAACGTGCAACGGGTGGCCGCGATCGCGGAAATCGAGGAGCTCAACATCGGGCACAGCATCGTGAGCCGCGCCGTCCTGTACGGCATGGAGGAGGCGGTGCGCACGATGGCCGAGCTGGTGCGCGCCGCCCGTACCGGAGCTTGA
- the mce gene encoding methylmalonyl-CoA epimerase — protein MTDRPRIAHVGIAVPDIAAALAFYQQVLGLTPHAPEAADGADIVSLTFGDAEVELLAPRDPGGPIARFLARRGPGIHHICYRVPDLDAALAACRAHGFQLVDETPRPGAGGRRIAFVHPRATAGILIELTE, from the coding sequence GTGACCGATCGTCCCCGGATTGCTCATGTCGGCATCGCGGTGCCGGACATCGCTGCGGCGCTCGCCTTCTACCAGCAGGTGCTGGGGCTCACGCCGCACGCGCCGGAAGCGGCCGATGGCGCCGACATCGTGTCGCTCACCTTCGGCGATGCCGAGGTCGAGCTGCTCGCGCCGCGGGATCCGGGCGGTCCGATCGCGCGGTTTCTCGCGCGGCGCGGGCCCGGCATCCATCACATCTGCTACCGTGTGCCCGATCTCGACGCCGCGCTCGCCGCCTGCCGTGCGCACGGGTTTCAACTGGTGGATGAAACGCCCCGGCCGGGCGCCGGGGGGCGGCGCATCGCGTTCGTGCACCCCCGGGCCACGGCCGGCATTCTGATCGAACTCACCGAGTAG
- the trxA gene encoding thioredoxin, with product MSGTNTATTQVTDSTFTSEIEQSQGLVLVDFWATWCGPCQIVAPILDQLAGEYAGRAKVAKLDVDANQRTATRFNVRTIPSILFFKDGKHVDTVVGAVPRAALEGKIKQHL from the coding sequence ATGAGTGGGACCAACACCGCGACCACGCAGGTCACCGATTCCACCTTCACCAGTGAGATCGAGCAGTCCCAGGGCCTCGTGCTCGTCGATTTCTGGGCGACGTGGTGCGGCCCCTGCCAGATCGTGGCGCCGATCCTCGATCAGCTTGCGGGTGAATACGCCGGCCGCGCGAAAGTCGCCAAGCTGGATGTCGATGCCAACCAGCGGACCGCCACGCGGTTCAACGTGCGCACGATCCCAAGCATTCTGTTCTTCAAGGATGGCAAGCACGTGGACACGGTCGTCGGTGCGGTGCCGCGCGCGGCGCTCGAGGGCAAGATCAAGCAGCACCTCTAA
- the rsmI gene encoding 16S rRNA (cytidine(1402)-2'-O)-methyltransferase, translated as MAATLYVVATPLGNLADLTPRAADLLRQVSVVAAEDTRRTRGLLAHLGASGSRVLSFHAHSPARRRDVLLEMLRDGRDVALVTDAGTPAVSDPGAELVAAARLAGFSVVPLPGASAVTAALSASGFPADRYLFLGFVPRKGGERTRLLARAADEEWSVVLFEAPGRLAALLADLVPLAGAGRRAVVARELTKVHEEFRAGTLAELADYYSADEPRGEITVVLEGAGAPPASTFDVEEARARADALLAEGLTRREVAQRLSAALGLSRNEAYRVAAGRPEAERDRQPDERGES; from the coding sequence GTGGCCGCCACGCTCTACGTCGTCGCGACGCCGCTCGGCAATCTGGCCGACCTCACTCCGCGCGCCGCCGACCTGCTCCGGCAGGTCTCGGTGGTCGCGGCCGAAGACACCCGACGCACCCGCGGACTCCTCGCGCATCTCGGCGCGAGCGGGTCGCGGGTGTTGAGCTTTCATGCCCACTCGCCGGCGCGGCGCCGCGACGTGCTCCTCGAGATGTTGCGCGACGGGCGCGACGTAGCGCTCGTCACCGATGCGGGCACGCCCGCCGTGAGTGATCCCGGGGCCGAGCTCGTGGCCGCCGCGCGCCTTGCGGGATTTTCCGTCGTGCCGCTGCCCGGCGCGTCGGCGGTGACGGCGGCGCTCTCGGCCTCGGGCTTCCCCGCCGATCGGTATCTCTTCCTCGGCTTCGTGCCGCGAAAGGGCGGGGAGCGCACGCGGCTGCTGGCCCGCGCGGCGGACGAGGAGTGGAGCGTCGTGCTGTTCGAGGCGCCGGGGCGGCTCGCCGCACTGCTTGCCGATCTGGTGCCGCTCGCGGGTGCGGGGCGCCGTGCCGTGGTGGCGCGCGAGCTCACCAAGGTGCACGAAGAATTCCGCGCGGGGACGCTTGCCGAGCTGGCGGATTATTATTCGGCGGACGAACCGCGTGGCGAAATCACGGTGGTACTCGAGGGCGCCGGCGCACCCCCTGCCTCGACTTTCGATGTGGAGGAGGCGCGTGCGCGGGCCGACGCGCTCCTGGCGGAAGGACTCACGCGGCGCGAGGTCGCGCAGCGCCTGAGCGCGGCGCTCGGACTGTCGCGGAACGAGGCGTATCGAGTGGCGGCCGGGCGGCCGGAAGCGGAGCGAGACCGGCAGCCGGACGAGCGGGGCGAATCGTGA
- a CDS encoding DUF4159 domain-containing protein → MTIGRLHYDGGGDWYANPSSLPNLLEAIRTRTALPVAAQERVVTLDDDDLWSVAFMHMTGHGNVHWSDRDLVTLRRWLTQGGFLEISDNYGMDASIRRELRRLFPDHALVEVPLNHPIYHLVYDFPRGLPKIHEHDGKPAQGFGIFLDGRLAVFYDYQCDLGDGWEDFEVHHDPPAKHEAALRMGVNLFAYAVGYGGGRGQ, encoded by the coding sequence ATGACCATCGGGCGCCTGCATTACGACGGCGGTGGCGACTGGTACGCCAACCCTTCAAGCCTGCCGAATCTCCTCGAGGCCATCCGCACCAGGACCGCCCTGCCGGTTGCCGCTCAGGAAAGGGTCGTGACGCTCGACGATGACGATCTCTGGAGCGTCGCCTTCATGCACATGACGGGGCACGGCAACGTGCACTGGAGCGACCGCGACCTCGTCACGCTCCGGCGCTGGCTCACCCAGGGCGGCTTTCTCGAGATCAGCGACAACTACGGGATGGACGCGTCGATTCGCCGCGAGCTCAGGCGCCTCTTTCCGGATCACGCCCTGGTGGAGGTGCCGCTGAATCACCCGATCTACCATCTCGTGTACGACTTCCCCAGGGGCCTCCCCAAGATCCACGAGCACGACGGCAAGCCGGCGCAGGGGTTCGGGATCTTTCTCGACGGGCGGCTCGCGGTCTTCTACGACTATCAGTGCGATCTGGGCGACGGCTGGGAAGATTTCGAGGTGCACCACGATCCACCGGCCAAGCACGAGGCGGCGCTGCGTATGGGTGTGAATCTCTTCGCGTACGCGGTCGGCTATGGCGGAGGTCGCGGCCAGTGA